In the genome of Drosophila subpulchrella strain 33 F10 #4 breed RU33 chromosome 2L, RU_Dsub_v1.1 Primary Assembly, whole genome shotgun sequence, one region contains:
- the LOC119547608 gene encoding integrin beta-nu — protein sequence MLSEKNMTSLGVKVLLLTILVCLIWGTTYSEAASIDEQCMHSDSCERCLSAHLQCAWCTDKEYQVGYRCLSRSKLLEYNCNETDIYENKPFLDVLQDKPLKDYESSDQAVQVTPQRAKLKLVKGNTQQIKLSYRTARNNPLDLYVLMDLTWTMRDDKETLEELGAQLSQTLKNLTANYRLGFGSFADKPIFPMILPQHKENPCAAERTKCEPTYGYRHQLSLTDKIPDFTSAVANSKITGNLDNLEGGLDALMQVIVCTKEIGWKQQARKVVILVTDGFMHLAGEGLLAGITQPNDKQCHLNKKGEYTASLDFDYPSLEEIYRELLRRKINVIFAVTREVEYSYRELSDLMREITYVDRLSADSSNILELIKKSYESLIKRTQFADNSPDFIEMVYYTDCGGQFPSLQKRSYCNNVSLGKQIDFYVNITLKKYPDNGVYDHKIRVEETSLSEHMDLDIELQRPCPCQETPDPENIEGRFQCNNQGYMYCGMCTCDKNWTGPFCTCPMDATNITNNESLLQKCRQPFTDKTTSELVCSNHGDCDCGSCQCDPGYTGPFCECRECYDCDEKLADCFCGQCVCKYGWSGSKCNCDGATDACVGPTAEICSQRGHCECEECLCDEPYLGKFCEIDPEKDNKLCLFYEPCVTCLIQQKQGMGACDNLTEICSSLDRQDKYTPRFVKELDPEQDPCLVRVVNKHGIQCDSFFVYQVIDHANYLIIQDVVCEPLDYVALVGYISAFTLLIGLVIMFLILWCIRAKDSREYAKFMEEQKKSVEHINPIYRDPVGRYEVPKALSIKYDENPFAS from the exons ATGTTAAGTGAGAAAAATATGACGTCATTGGGCGTAAAAGTGCTTTTGTTGACTATTTTGGTCTGCTTAATTTGGGGAACTACTTATTCGGAGGCAGCTTCCATCG ATGAACAATGCATGCACTCGGACAGCTGTGAAAGGTGCTTATCCGCTCACCTGCAGTGCGCCTGGTGCACGGACAAG GAATATCAAGTGGGTTATCGATGCCTTTCTCGCTCGAAACTCTTGGAGTACAACTGCAATGAGACGGATATATACGAGAACAAGCCTTTTTTAGATGTCCTACAGGATAAACCCTTGAAGGACTACGAAAGCAGCGATCAGGCAGTGCAAGTGACGCCCCAACGAGCCAAACTCAAGTTGGTCAAAG GAAACACGCAACAAATCAAGCTGAGCTATAGGACAGCACGCAATAATCCACTCGATTTGTACGTGTTGATGGACCTCACCTGGACAATGAGGGACGACAAGGAGACTCTGGAGGAGTTGGGAGCTCAACTCAGTCAGAcccttaaaaatttaactgcCAACTATCGACTGGGATTTGGTTCCTTTGCGGATAAGCCAATTTTTCCGATGATTCTTCCCCAGCATAAGGAAAATCCATGTGCTGCGGAGCGGACCAAATGTGAACCAACTTATGGATATAGACATCAGTTATCGTTAACTGATAAGATCCCTGACTTTACCTCGGCTGTGGCAAATAGTAAAATCACCGGAAACTTGGATAATCTCGAAGGTGGTTTGGATGCCTTAATGCAGGTTATAGTGTGTACCAAGGAAATCGGTTGGAAGCAACAGGCTCGAAAAGTTGTGATCCTAGTAACCGATGGTTTTATGCACTTAGCTGGGGAAGGACTTTTAGCTGGTATTACTCAACCCAATGATAAGCAGTGTCATCTAAATAAAAAAGGAGAGTATACGGCAtccttggactttgattatcCCTCGCTTGAGGAAATCTACAGGGAACTATTGCGCCGCAAGATCAATGTGATTTTTGCTGTTACAAGAGAGGTTGAATACAGCTATAGGGAACTTAGTGACCTGATGCGGGAAATTACTTATGTGGACAGACTGAGTGCTGATTCTTCGAACATCTTGGAACTTATCAAAAAGAG TTATGAGAGCCTTATTAAGCGCACTCAGTTCGCCGATAATAGCCCGGACTTCATAGAAATGGTCTACTATACGGATTGTGGCGGTCAGTTTCCCAGTTTGCAGAAAAGGAGTTACTGCAATAATGTCAGTCTGGGCAAGCAGATTGATTTTTATGTGAACATCACCCTTAAAAAATATCCAGATAATGGAGTATAC GACCACAAAATCCGGGTGGAGGAAACCTCCTTGAGTGAGCACATGGACTTGGATATCGAGCTGCAGCGCCCTTGTCCTTGCCAGGAAACCCCGGATCCCGAAAACATAGAAGGCCGTTTCCAATGCAATAATCAGGGCTATATGTACTGCGGAATGTGCACGTGCGACAAAAATTGGACTGGCCCCTTTTGCACCTGTCCCATGGATGCCACAAATATCACCAACAATGAATCCCTGCTCCAGAAATGCCGTCAACCATTTACGGATAAAACAACATCGGAATTGGTTTGCTCCAATCACGGGGATTGCGATTGCGGGAGTTGCCAATGTGATCCTGGGTATACGGGTCCATTTTGTGAGTGTCGCGAGTGTTATGATTGCGATGAAAAGCTTGCGGATTGCTTTTGTGGCCAGTGTGTTTGCAAATACGGATGGTCGGGTAGCAAATGCAATTGCGATGGGGCTACGGATGCCTGTGTGGGACCCACGGCGGAGATTTGTTCGCAAAGAGGCCATTGCGAGTGCGAAGAATGCCTGTGTGATGAGCCCTACTTGGGAAAATTCTGTGAAATCGATCCGGAAAAGGATAACAAACTGTGCCTGTTCTATGAACCCTGCGTTACCTGCCTAATTCAACAAAAGCAGGGAATGGGCGCATGTGATAACTTGACTGAAATATGCAGCAGTTTGGATAGACAAGATAAATATACGCCACGATTTGTTAAAGAATTGGATCCCGAACAGGATccttgcttggttcgagttgTGAACAAACATGGCATCCAATGTGATAGCTTCTTTGTCTATCAGGTGATCGATCATGCAAATTATCTGATTATCCAAGATGTCGTATGCGAGCCCCTGGATTACGTGGCCCTAGTTGGTTATATATCGGCATTTACCCTGCTCATTGGACTCGTGATCATGTTCCTAATTCTGTGGTGTATTCGAGCTAAAGATTCCAGGGAATATGCCAAATTTATGGAAGAGCAAAAGAAAAGTGTGGAACACATTAATCCAATTTACAGGGATCCCGTGGGAAGATACGAAGTGCCCAAGGCACTAAGTATCAAATACGATGAGAACCCATTCGCTAGTTGA